The following coding sequences are from one Salinicoccus sp. Bachu38 window:
- a CDS encoding iron-containing alcohol dehydrogenase, whose translation MKLISPAHIHHGVDSTDEINDIVKEMDVKKVYILCDPILEELGSTGKIKSILDDQGIKYELSTNVMAEPSVEKGNEIVEEVRKASPDLIIGLGGGSTLDLVKAASLIAVQEGEIGNYLNLTGDKKLGKEKIPNILMPTTSGTSAEITDIAVFSTGDSKDAVTDPLMLATYAIIDPVYTYSLPPKVAAASSVDAFTHAIEAFTSVNATPITDNLAMGAIEKIYNNVREGVWDAKNHEAKNELSAASIMAGLSFYNAGVAGVHALAYPLGGNFKIPHGESNAVLLPYVYNIIQKSCSNKLSKLAPIFKIDTAGKDSMAIASEIVQKLFNLVEDVGLPRNLQYYDITEDDIELLTKNALKQTRLLVRSPLELKEEVVRKIYTDAFEG comes from the coding sequence ATGAAATTGATATCACCCGCACATATACATCACGGGGTGGATTCCACTGATGAGATAAATGATATCGTCAAAGAAATGGACGTAAAGAAAGTCTATATCCTATGTGACCCAATACTGGAAGAGCTGGGCTCTACCGGCAAAATAAAATCCATACTTGATGATCAGGGTATCAAGTATGAATTATCCACAAATGTAATGGCCGAACCTTCAGTTGAAAAAGGGAATGAAATCGTTGAAGAAGTCAGGAAGGCTTCCCCAGATCTTATTATTGGGCTGGGGGGCGGCAGTACTCTCGACCTGGTGAAAGCTGCATCACTGATTGCAGTCCAGGAAGGAGAAATTGGAAACTATCTGAATTTGACCGGGGATAAAAAACTCGGCAAAGAGAAAATACCGAACATACTGATGCCGACAACTTCTGGAACAAGTGCGGAAATCACTGATATCGCGGTATTCTCGACTGGAGACAGCAAGGATGCCGTAACCGACCCGCTCATGCTGGCAACTTATGCCATCATTGATCCGGTATATACGTATTCCCTGCCGCCCAAAGTCGCAGCAGCAAGCAGTGTAGATGCCTTCACCCACGCGATAGAAGCGTTCACTTCTGTAAACGCGACTCCAATAACCGACAACTTGGCCATGGGAGCCATCGAAAAGATCTACAACAATGTCAGGGAAGGTGTATGGGACGCTAAAAATCATGAAGCCAAAAACGAATTGTCTGCTGCGAGCATTATGGCAGGATTAAGCTTCTACAATGCAGGTGTCGCTGGCGTACATGCGCTAGCATATCCTTTGGGTGGGAACTTTAAAATTCCTCATGGTGAATCAAATGCAGTGCTCCTCCCATATGTCTACAATATCATCCAGAAGTCATGCAGCAATAAGCTGTCGAAGCTGGCACCAATATTTAAAATCGATACAGCAGGCAAGGATTCGATGGCAATCGCTTCAGAAATAGTGCAGAAGCTTTTCAATCTTGTAGAAGACGTGGGTCTGCCGAGAAATCTCCAGTACTATGACATAACGGAAGATGATATCGAGCTTCTGACGAAGAATGCCCTAAAGCAGACAAGACTGCTTGTCAGAAGCCCATTGGAGCTGAAAGAAGAAGTTGTAAGAAAAATATACACCGATGCATTTGAAGGGTGA
- a CDS encoding sodium:solute symporter family protein: MMDSVIMWSWIFMSIFIGAMLVFGYLGMKKTHTSDDFATARSSYGPVTIALVISAGIASGSTFMGMPGLSYALGAPSLWYPLLYPVATVFGMLFFAKAIKEYGDKLGTRTIPEFIGNRYNSNILRLVLAVISILLIFYVISQLVAAATMFQIMMGLDYGVGIIITIVVIGIYVFLGGSHSDIMTDAVQGALMVLIALTVVVCFALGVGVEGGFGELIDRITERRPEGHFGQLFIPGDETYGSIWLVLLLLIAHLPFAVQPHLGNKFMAVRSNKDLKKLLMFTTIFATILPLMGLGGMLAIGVLDPSTDIRADAVIPTLFTEIFPPFLAAFLAVAVLSAVMSTSDGLVVSLTQILANDIFRLSIVPRTKMSEEKAEKYELAISRYSTFLFLMLAGIVAWNPPEFLSIFMWIGIGGIVSATAGPLVVGSLWKRANRTSAITSLAAGTIAYWFIYLPFGLDVSNPFAAAGMGVIISMAVMVIMTLVTSKPGDNNLVQFEDAQ, encoded by the coding sequence CTGGTTTTCGGTTATCTTGGGATGAAAAAGACACATACGAGTGATGATTTCGCGACAGCAAGATCCAGTTATGGTCCCGTCACCATTGCGCTTGTAATCAGTGCGGGTATTGCCAGCGGATCCACTTTCATGGGTATGCCTGGACTTTCATATGCTTTGGGGGCACCATCACTCTGGTATCCCTTGCTTTACCCGGTAGCTACAGTATTTGGTATGCTGTTCTTCGCGAAAGCGATCAAAGAATATGGGGATAAGCTCGGAACCCGGACCATTCCTGAATTCATCGGAAATCGCTACAACAGTAATATATTAAGACTGGTATTGGCAGTCATATCCATTCTGCTGATCTTCTACGTCATTTCACAGCTTGTTGCAGCTGCGACCATGTTCCAGATAATGATGGGGCTTGATTATGGTGTGGGCATCATCATTACAATCGTAGTCATAGGAATCTATGTATTCCTGGGTGGCTCCCACTCGGATATTATGACTGATGCCGTCCAGGGAGCGCTGATGGTGCTGATTGCACTGACTGTTGTCGTCTGTTTCGCATTAGGTGTAGGTGTGGAAGGCGGCTTCGGTGAACTGATCGATAGAATTACGGAAAGAAGGCCTGAAGGCCACTTTGGACAGCTGTTCATTCCAGGCGATGAAACGTATGGAAGCATCTGGCTGGTACTTCTCTTGCTGATTGCCCACCTGCCGTTTGCTGTACAGCCTCACCTCGGGAATAAATTCATGGCGGTCCGCTCAAACAAGGACCTGAAAAAGCTGCTCATGTTCACGACTATATTTGCGACAATCCTCCCACTTATGGGTCTTGGGGGCATGCTTGCGATCGGAGTATTGGATCCGAGCACAGATATAAGGGCAGATGCGGTAATTCCTACGCTATTCACTGAAATCTTCCCGCCATTTCTAGCGGCATTCCTGGCAGTCGCTGTCCTTTCTGCAGTAATGTCCACTTCTGATGGTCTGGTAGTATCATTGACACAAATACTTGCCAACGACATATTCAGACTGTCGATCGTGCCGAGGACGAAGATGAGTGAAGAGAAAGCTGAGAAATATGAGCTTGCGATAAGCAGGTATTCAACATTTCTGTTCCTCATGCTTGCAGGCATAGTCGCCTGGAACCCGCCGGAGTTCCTCTCCATATTCATGTGGATTGGTATCGGTGGTATTGTTTCGGCAACAGCCGGACCACTTGTCGTCGGTTCGCTATGGAAGAGAGCCAACAGGACATCGGCGATTACATCACTGGCAGCGGGTACAATCGCGTATTGGTTCATTTACCTGCCATTTGGACTGGATGTCTCCAACCCATTCGCTGCAGCGGGCATGGGCGTAATAATATCCATGGCTGTCATGGTAATCATGACCCTGGTCACTTCGAAGCCTGGAGATAACAACCTTGTGCAATTTGAAGATGCTCAATAA